The stretch of DNA GATTAAATTATTCAATAAAGAAACTCCAACTGCTGTATCAAATTTCTCAACTTTAGCAAATGATGGATTTTATAATGGATTAAATTTTCACAGAGTAATTCCAGGATTCATGGCACAAGGTGGTTGTCCAGAAGGTTCTGGTGCAGGAGGTCCTGGATGGTCAATTGAATGTGAAACAAAAGCTGAAAAACAAGTTCACAACAAAGGAAGCTTATCAATGGCTCACGCTGGTAAAAATACAGGAGGAAGCCAATTCTTTATCTGTTTTGTACCTTGTCCTCACTTAGATGGTGGTCATACTGTATTTGGTGGAATTGAAGAAAATGATGCTGACAGTTTTTCAGTTCTTGATTCAATTAAACAAAAAGATAAAATCGAATCAATTGAAATTTTAGAAAAAAGAGATTAATTCTCTTTTTCTAGTCTTTACAAAATTTTCCTCTTTTTTGGTAGTTTAGTTTCTCTTCTTTTTTAATATTATGCTTTATTTCTTTTATAAATTGAATTATAAAGTTCACTTCTTTTATACTTATATAAAGTATAAATTTTTTTTGCTTTTTTAAATGCTCTTTTATAATTTGATGAAGTTTAAAACTATTTTCTTTTTTATCCAACCAGCCATTTTTCTCAAGTTTTATTAGTTTATTTTTTATATTATCATCACCAAAACATTTTTCAAATACAGTAATATCAATCTCAAGTGATGGAAAAAGTGAAAGTATTAATAATAACTCTTTTAAATCCTCTTTTTTCAAACTCTCATATTGTCTATTAAAATTATCTTCTAAATGCTCTTGAAATGTTTTTTCATCATCAATATCAATATTTTTCAATTCTCTTTTATTTAAGACTTCAATAGTAATAAATCCATTATTAAGAGAACTTGCAGTTAATTTTATAAACAAAGGATGATTTCCTAAATACTTTTTTACAATACTTCCTA from Arcobacter suis CECT 7833 encodes:
- a CDS encoding peptidylprolyl isomerase, translating into MFGFKKELKKYDLPQEELSKFNYAKIITDKGVIWIKLFNKETPTAVSNFSTLANDGFYNGLNFHRVIPGFMAQGGCPEGSGAGGPGWSIECETKAEKQVHNKGSLSMAHAGKNTGGSQFFICFVPCPHLDGGHTVFGGIEENDADSFSVLDSIKQKDKIESIEILEKRD